The genomic window TTGCCCGCTTTTTCCGCCCCTAATGGGGTTAACTCATTGCCAAGTTTAGCCGCATCAGCCTCTGACACCTTAGCCATAGCGACTGGGGCTACGAGTGCTAACATGACAGCACTCGCCAATATCGTCAGTTTCTTCATTGTTTTAGTCCTTTTAGATCGAATACTTGATATTGAATGAAACATAATCACGATCTGCCATCGCATTTGTCGTACCGACTCCGCCAAAGAAACTGTTATAGGACAGATCTGCGCCCCAACGGTTTTGGTAATCGAAGTTCACCCCTAGCGCGACAGATTTACGTCCCTCAGTGAACAGGAACATAGGATCCGGCGTGATACCGTCAACATCGTGGGAGAAAATCACCCGAGGCGCCATGTTCACACCCGCAAACAGGTTGTTAAACTCGGCTTTTGCCACTAAACGGTAGCCCCAAGCAAAATCCGTTGGGAATGGGTTAGTTTCAGGGCCATTATGCAGTGCCTGAATGATCCCTGGCATATCTGGATTGCCACCGGAACGCGCTGTACCTGGACCATTTAAACGCAGTTCATCAAAACCTGGCATATCATGGATCCACACACCACCGACTTCCGCCAACATAGTCAAGTTATCTAAACCTAAGGTTGGACCAAATAAATGGGTAAAAGTCGCCTGCGCTTGAGTGGTATCAAGGCGAATAAAACCATCGACGGTTTCACCCGGTTGAACCCCATCAATCTGCGAAATACCATCGAGATCCGGGCGAATACCCGCATTCGCTAGCTGCTGTGGCATACCCGCAAATAACAATTCTACGTCATCGATTTGCAATGGCTCATCTTGGCGATGGGCAATTTCGGCCGCGACAGAAGTGTCACCTACTAAGGTGTTAAAGCTAAAGCCGTAGAGTTTAATATCTTCTGGATAGACGATTTGCGCCTTAGAGAAACTCTTTAGACTTAGCAACAATTCACGATTGATATCACCCGCATTTTGGCCAACGGTCGCAAGATCCGATAGGAGTGCGCCCGTGCTAAAGTCCGCCGCAGTACCACTGATCAGTGGGCGGCGACTATGGTAATTCATGAAATAAACACCAAATTCGGTTTCACCTAGCTCAGGTGCGTAATATCCCAGTTTAATACCGTATTGACCGTCATTGCTTGGCTCTTCTTCGTCCTGCACGAGTGTCACTTTAGTCGGATAAGCGAGGGCCATTGCCGCCAACTGCTCCGTTGGAATAGATTGCCCGCTGGCGATCATGCCCGCTAAACGCTCATATTCTTGGATCACAAAGTCTAAGTTGATGTCTGGGTTAGCGTTAAAACCCAGCTGCGCATTTTGGTTATAACCACCAAAGCCCGCAAAATCGTTCGTCGCAAAAATAGA from Shewanella putrefaciens includes these protein-coding regions:
- a CDS encoding DUF1302 domain-containing protein, producing the protein MKIVKNSFNKSALALGVASALSLLVVSNVNAVSFDWGEVEGTFDSTWTAGASWRVGERDWEGQIGKVNQPQFDWSNYSAFGNTKYTSAEIWAQPGSYSSNNDLSNLLYSQGDTTSEIIKGLHELSLKYENYGLFARGMYFYDRKLNDGSYDFNDPITGEEFDPCADNRASEVQCKDIRLLDAFVYANFDLNDGANPLSIRVGNQVVSWGESTLIAHGISEINAVDLNILNAPGAELKEAFRPQGMVWASLGITESLSVEAFYQYDWEPIWVPTPGSIFATNDFAGFGGYNQNAQLGFNANPDINLDFVIQEYERLAGMIASGQSIPTEQLAAMALAYPTKVTLVQDEEEPSNDGQYGIKLGYYAPELGETEFGVYFMNYHSRRPLISGTAADFSTGALLSDLATVGQNAGDINRELLLSLKSFSKAQIVYPEDIKLYGFSFNTLVGDTSVAAEIAHRQDEPLQIDDVELLFAGMPQQLANAGIRPDLDGISQIDGVQPGETVDGFIRLDTTQAQATFTHLFGPTLGLDNLTMLAEVGGVWIHDMPGFDELRLNGPGTARSGGNPDMPGIIQALHNGPETNPFPTDFAWGYRLVAKAEFNNLFAGVNMAPRVIFSHDVDGITPDPMFLFTEGRKSVALGVNFDYQNRWGADLSYNSFFGGVGTTNAMADRDYVSFNIKYSI